One genomic window of Cupriavidus malaysiensis includes the following:
- a CDS encoding LysR family transcriptional regulator, producing the protein MRLRQIEVFRAVMLTGTASEAARLLHVSQPVVTRVLQHAEASLGFRLFERVKGRLQATPEAAALYGDVERLYGEIERVRRVSESLRHSGAGRLRVAATPSLAGPLLVPALQRFCARHPDTQVQVLTHHTGEIVQGLLSNQIDLGFAFSPPRHEALAAAAVASGRMLLAVPRGLPLPAGGRRGSVSMQRLAERPFIAYDDNSSLGLLVRQTLARNGLEPRSTLEVQTYSLALAMVEAGLGLTLLDQFTALDADPARIALHQIEPALPFEIHALRARHRATSSLVDDMRAQFALVAQATAQALPQRLEAPAVVFEPAAAGAEN; encoded by the coding sequence ATGCGCCTGCGACAGATCGAAGTCTTCCGTGCCGTCATGCTGACCGGCACCGCCAGCGAGGCGGCGCGCCTGCTGCACGTGTCCCAGCCAGTCGTGACACGCGTGCTGCAGCACGCCGAGGCTTCGCTCGGCTTCCGCCTGTTCGAGCGCGTCAAGGGGAGGCTCCAGGCCACACCCGAGGCCGCTGCCCTGTACGGCGATGTCGAACGGCTATATGGCGAGATCGAACGGGTGCGGCGCGTCTCGGAAAGCCTGCGCCACAGCGGCGCCGGGCGGCTGCGCGTGGCGGCGACGCCCAGCCTGGCCGGCCCCCTGCTGGTGCCGGCGCTGCAGCGCTTCTGCGCGCGCCACCCCGACACCCAGGTCCAGGTACTCACCCACCATACCGGCGAGATCGTGCAGGGCCTGCTGTCCAACCAGATCGACCTGGGCTTCGCCTTCTCGCCGCCACGCCATGAAGCGCTCGCGGCGGCAGCGGTGGCATCGGGACGCATGCTGCTGGCGGTGCCGCGCGGCCTGCCGCTGCCCGCCGGCGGGCGGCGCGGCAGCGTGTCCATGCAGCGGCTCGCCGAGCGGCCTTTCATCGCCTACGACGACAACAGCTCGCTCGGGCTGCTGGTACGCCAGACGCTGGCGCGCAACGGGCTGGAACCGCGCTCCACGCTGGAAGTACAGACCTACTCGCTGGCGCTGGCCATGGTCGAAGCCGGGCTCGGCCTGACCCTGCTCGACCAGTTCACCGCGCTCGACGCCGATCCGGCCCGTATTGCACTGCACCAGATCGAACCTGCCCTGCCCTTCGAGATCCACGCGCTGCGCGCGCGCCACCGTGCCACCTCCAGCCTGGTCGACGACATGCGCGCCCAGTTCGCCCTGGTGGCGCAAGCCACCGCGCAAGCGTTGCCGCAGCGGCTGGAGGCACCGGCCGTGGTGTTCGAGCCGGCGGCCGCCGGCGCCGAGAATTGA
- a CDS encoding amino acid ABC transporter permease: MPALKLVLDSLPVLLQGMLLTVKFAVWSMGFGLLVGLLVALMGISGQRLAVALARGYVSIMRGTPLLVQIFVVYYGLPGIGIALEPTPAGVLTLSLNVGAYLSESMRGAIVGVARGQWLAAYSLGFTPLQALRYVIGPQALRLAVPSLSNSLISLIKDTSLVSVITVTELLRTAQEVIAATYQPLPLYLAVAAIYWVLSTLLAGLQHMLERRLALPGRH, translated from the coding sequence ATGCCTGCTCTGAAGCTGGTGCTGGATTCACTGCCCGTGCTGTTGCAGGGCATGCTGCTGACGGTGAAATTCGCCGTGTGGTCGATGGGCTTCGGCCTGCTGGTGGGCCTGCTGGTGGCGCTGATGGGCATCAGCGGCCAGCGCCTGGCGGTGGCCCTGGCGCGCGGCTACGTCAGCATCATGCGCGGCACGCCGCTGCTGGTGCAGATCTTCGTCGTCTACTACGGCCTGCCGGGCATCGGCATCGCGCTGGAACCGACCCCGGCCGGCGTGCTGACGCTGAGCCTGAACGTCGGCGCCTACCTGTCGGAAAGCATGCGCGGTGCCATTGTCGGCGTGGCGCGCGGCCAATGGCTGGCGGCCTACAGCCTCGGCTTCACGCCGCTGCAGGCGCTGCGCTACGTGATCGGCCCGCAGGCCCTGCGGCTGGCGGTGCCGAGCCTGTCCAACAGCCTGATCAGCCTGATCAAGGACACGTCGCTGGTGTCGGTCATCACGGTGACCGAACTGCTGCGCACGGCGCAGGAAGTGATCGCCGCCACCTACCAGCCGCTGCCGCTCTACCTGGCAGTGGCCGCCATCTACTGGGTGCTCAGCACGCTGCTGGCCGGGCTGCAGCACATGCTCGAGCGCCGGCTTGCGCTGCCGGGGCGGCATTGA
- a CDS encoding transporter substrate-binding domain-containing protein, giving the protein MRTLRRGWAAFLLAMTASVAGLFCTPAGAADLLDAVRQAGALKVGLEGTYPPFNFRGPDNQLDGFDVDVAKAVAARLGVKAEFVTTEWSGIIAGLQAGKFDVIVNQVAITPQRREVLDFSTPYAYSAAQLIQRQDDKRAFRSLADLKGFKLGVSLGSNYNEMAKSVPGIDLKTYPGAPEYLRDLAAQRIDAALNDRLMVGYLVKTAKLPLRPGAVLPGANAEVAIPFRKGNPAFAKAIDQALEDLRRDGSLARLSTKWFDVDVTRPAR; this is encoded by the coding sequence ATGCGAACGCTTCGAAGGGGCTGGGCCGCTTTCCTGCTCGCGATGACGGCCTCGGTGGCCGGCTTGTTCTGCACGCCGGCCGGGGCGGCCGACCTGCTCGATGCGGTCCGGCAGGCCGGCGCGCTGAAAGTCGGGCTGGAAGGGACCTACCCGCCTTTCAATTTCCGCGGCCCGGATAACCAGCTCGACGGCTTCGACGTCGACGTGGCGAAGGCTGTGGCGGCCAGGCTGGGGGTCAAGGCGGAATTCGTCACCACCGAATGGAGCGGCATCATCGCCGGCCTGCAGGCGGGCAAGTTCGACGTGATCGTCAACCAGGTCGCGATCACGCCGCAGCGGCGCGAGGTGCTCGATTTCTCCACCCCCTACGCCTATTCGGCGGCGCAGCTGATCCAGCGCCAGGACGACAAGCGTGCCTTCCGTTCGCTGGCCGACCTGAAGGGGTTCAAGCTGGGCGTCAGCCTGGGCAGCAACTACAACGAGATGGCCAAGTCGGTGCCGGGCATCGACCTCAAGACCTATCCCGGCGCGCCCGAGTACCTGCGCGACCTGGCCGCGCAGCGCATCGATGCCGCGCTCAACGACCGCTTGATGGTGGGCTACCTGGTCAAGACCGCCAAGCTGCCGTTGCGGCCCGGTGCCGTGCTGCCGGGTGCCAATGCCGAAGTGGCCATTCCGTTCCGCAAGGGCAATCCCGCCTTCGCCAAAGCCATCGACCAGGCGCTGGAGGACCTGCGCCGGGACGGCAGCCTGGCCCGCCTGTCGACCAAGTGGTTCGACGTCGACGTGACACGCCCGGCCCGTTAG
- a CDS encoding glutamate/aspartate ABC transporter substrate-binding protein: MMLNVRPMRTSSRRRAAAAAALFALASAAAGAAEGDSDTLRKIKDSGVITLGYRESSIPFSYTNGKDVMGYSHEIMLHIVDKVKAQLSLPALQVKLMPITSQNRIPLMMNGTIDLECGTTTNNLERQKQVAFSNSLFVYGLRMLTRKDSGIKDFPDLAGRNVVTTAGTTDERLLVKMNGEKAMNMNLISTKDHGQSFLILESGRAVAFVMDEPLLYGELTKAKNRDDWVVVGTPLQTENYACMLRKDDPAFKKLADGVIADLMTSGRAELLYKKWFQSPIPPRGLNLNYPLSADMKSLYAQPNDKAFQ; the protein is encoded by the coding sequence ATGATGCTGAACGTACGCCCGATGCGAACCTCCTCCCGCCGGCGCGCCGCGGCCGCCGCGGCCCTGTTCGCGCTGGCATCCGCGGCCGCCGGCGCCGCCGAGGGCGATAGCGACACGCTGCGCAAGATCAAGGACAGCGGCGTGATCACGCTGGGCTACCGCGAGTCTTCCATCCCCTTCTCCTACACCAACGGCAAGGACGTGATGGGTTACTCGCACGAGATCATGCTGCACATCGTCGACAAGGTGAAGGCGCAGCTGAGCCTGCCAGCGCTCCAGGTGAAGCTGATGCCGATCACCTCGCAGAACCGCATCCCGCTGATGATGAACGGCACCATCGACCTGGAGTGCGGCACCACGACCAACAACCTGGAGCGGCAGAAGCAGGTCGCCTTCAGCAACAGCCTGTTCGTCTATGGCCTGCGCATGCTGACGCGCAAGGACTCCGGCATCAAGGACTTCCCCGACCTCGCCGGCCGCAATGTGGTGACCACCGCCGGCACCACCGACGAGCGCCTGCTGGTGAAGATGAACGGCGAGAAGGCCATGAACATGAACCTGATCAGCACCAAGGACCACGGCCAGTCCTTCCTGATCCTGGAAAGCGGGCGCGCCGTCGCTTTCGTGATGGACGAGCCCTTGCTCTACGGCGAACTGACCAAGGCCAAGAACCGCGACGACTGGGTGGTGGTCGGCACGCCGCTGCAGACGGAGAACTATGCCTGCATGCTGCGCAAGGACGATCCGGCCTTCAAGAAGCTGGCCGACGGCGTGATCGCCGACCTGATGACCAGCGGCCGTGCCGAGCTGCTCTACAAGAAGTGGTTCCAGTCGCCGATCCCGCCGCGCGGCCTCAACCTGAACTACCCGCTGTCGGCCGATATGAAGTCGCTCTACGCCCAGCCCAACGACAAGGCTTTCCAGTAG